The following proteins are encoded in a genomic region of Xanthomonas citri pv. mangiferaeindicae:
- a CDS encoding repressor LexA: MLAFVRDRIRAGRPPSLAEIAAHFGFASRSAAHKHVQALTAAGLLEAHPHHKRGLTLPGEDARPPLLALPVLGRVAAGVPIGADIGLDRQLWLDRGVFSLRPDYLLQVQGDSMIDDGILDGDLVGVHRSADARDGQTVVARLDGELTIKRLQRSADGIRLLPRNPAYAPIVVPPGADFAIEGLFCGLVRQG; encoded by the coding sequence GTGCTGGCCTTCGTCCGCGACCGGATCCGTGCCGGCCGCCCCCCGAGCCTGGCCGAGATCGCCGCGCACTTCGGTTTCGCCTCGCGCAGCGCCGCGCACAAGCACGTGCAGGCGCTGACCGCGGCCGGCCTGTTGGAGGCGCATCCGCATCACAAGCGCGGCCTGACCCTGCCCGGCGAGGACGCGCGCCCGCCGTTGCTGGCGCTGCCGGTGCTGGGCCGGGTCGCGGCTGGCGTGCCGATCGGTGCTGACATCGGGCTCGATCGCCAGCTGTGGCTCGACCGCGGCGTGTTCTCGCTTCGACCCGACTACCTGCTGCAGGTGCAAGGCGACTCGATGATCGACGACGGCATCCTCGACGGCGACTTGGTCGGGGTGCACCGCAGCGCCGATGCCCGCGACGGACAGACGGTGGTCGCCCGGCTCGATGGCGAACTGACGATCAAGCGGCTGCAGCGGAGCGCCGACGGCATCCGCCTGCTGCCGCGCAACCCGGCGTACGCACCGATCGTGGTACCGCCGGGCGCCGACTTCGCGATCGAGGGCCTGTTCTGCGGACTGGTGCGGCAGGGCTGA
- a CDS encoding CDP-6-deoxy-delta-3,4-glucoseen reductase, with translation MGQVLPLDALLAARTVWHAGRGTATAGDGEPTGMAALDAVLPDRGWPRGALTELLLPADGVGEIALLLPALARMTAAGGRVVLVDPPYIAYAPAWQAGGVDLARLEIVVAPPRDALWAFEQCLRSGACAAVLGWPRTADDRALRRLQVAADAGDCCAFALRDRRHAVNASPAALRLEYLPADDAWQVRKCRGAQPPARPIRLAH, from the coding sequence ATGGGCCAGGTTCTGCCCCTGGACGCCTTGCTGGCCGCACGCACGGTCTGGCACGCCGGTCGCGGGACGGCGACGGCCGGCGATGGCGAACCGACCGGGATGGCCGCGCTCGATGCGGTGCTGCCCGACCGCGGCTGGCCGCGCGGTGCGCTGACCGAACTGCTGCTGCCGGCCGATGGCGTCGGCGAGATCGCCTTGCTGCTGCCGGCGCTGGCGCGCATGACCGCAGCCGGCGGCCGGGTGGTGCTGGTCGATCCGCCCTACATCGCCTATGCGCCGGCCTGGCAGGCCGGCGGGGTCGACCTGGCCCGGCTGGAGATCGTGGTCGCGCCACCGCGCGATGCCCTGTGGGCCTTCGAGCAGTGCCTGCGCAGCGGCGCCTGCGCGGCGGTGCTCGGCTGGCCGCGCACGGCCGACGACCGAGCGCTGCGCCGGCTGCAGGTCGCGGCCGACGCCGGCGACTGTTGCGCCTTCGCCCTGCGCGACCGCCGGCATGCGGTCAACGCCTCCCCCGCCGCACTGCGGTTGGAATATCTGCCCGCCGACGACGCGTGGCAGGTGCGCAAGTGCCGCGGCGCGCAGCCGCCGGCGCGCCCGATCCGATTGGCCCACTGA
- the dnaE2 gene encoding error-prone DNA polymerase (DNA polymerase involved in damage-induced mutagenesis and translesion synthesis. It is not the major replicative DNA polymerase.) has protein sequence MSTIDGVDRDTPGGQPPRAWTVAHRLREAANDAVAPDARDAGSPPYAELHCLSDFSFLRGASDAEQLFQRAVHCGYEALAITDECSLAGIVRALEASEGTGLKLIVGSEFRLVDGLRCVLLVETIAGYRTLCALITQARRAAAKGHYRLTREDMATVLQGAADGLFALWLPGETPDPDEGRWLHGLFGARAYLAVELHRERDDAARLDALLALARTLGLPALASGDAHMATRRERMLQDTLTAIARNTPLADCGTHLFRNGERHLRTRRALGNIYGAALMEAAAALARRCSFNLRSIRYDYPVELVPDGHTPTTWLRALTERGIVERWPDGPTPQVRELIEFELALIAKKGYEAFFLTVADIVAFARKQEILCQGRGSSANSAVCYALGITAVNPDETRLLMARFLSEQRDEPPDIDVDFEHQRREEVIQYVYAKYGRERAALAATVISYRGKSAVRDVAKAFGLPDDQIALLATCYGWGNGDTPMEQRIAEAGFDLDNPLIRKILLVTEGLRGHPRHLSQHVGGFVISDAPLSHLVPVENAAMADRTIIQWEKDDLETMQLLKVDCLALGMLTCIRKTLDLVRGHRGRRFELATLPAEDKATYKMIQIADTVGVFQIESRAQMAMLPRLKPARFYDLVVEVAIVRPGPIQGDMVHPYLRRRQGREAVDYPNDEIRSILEPTLGVPLFQEQVMELLMKAANYTDSEADHLRRSMAAWRRGGDMEQHRVRVRERMLAKDYSQEFIDQIFDQIKGFGSYGFPQSHAASFAKLVYASCWLKRHEPAAFACGLLNAQPMGFYSPSQIVQDARRGSAQRARVEVLPVDVLHSDYDSTLVGGRPWRSDADPGVQPAIRLGLRLVAGLPEAAAHRIVAERDRRPFADIADLVLRAGLEAKARQALAEADALRSLAGHRNAARWAVAGIEQRRPLLPGSPDEAAVALPAPAAGEEILSDYRALGLSLGPHPMALLRPQMTARRIIGLRDLQARRHGSGVHVAGLVTQRQRPATAKGTIFVTLEDETGMINVIVWSHLAIRRRRALLESRLLAVRGRWERVDGVAHLIAGDLHDLSDLLGTMPLPSRDFH, from the coding sequence ATGAGCACGATCGACGGCGTCGACCGCGACACGCCCGGCGGCCAGCCGCCGCGGGCCTGGACGGTCGCGCACCGGCTGCGCGAAGCGGCCAACGATGCGGTCGCCCCCGATGCGCGCGACGCCGGATCGCCGCCGTACGCCGAATTGCACTGCCTGTCGGATTTCTCGTTCCTGCGCGGCGCCTCCGATGCCGAACAGTTGTTCCAGCGTGCGGTGCATTGCGGCTACGAGGCGTTGGCGATCACCGACGAGTGCTCGCTGGCCGGGATCGTGCGCGCGCTCGAAGCCTCCGAAGGCACCGGGCTCAAGCTGATCGTCGGCAGCGAATTCCGGCTCGTCGACGGCCTGCGCTGCGTGCTGCTGGTCGAGACGATCGCCGGCTACCGCACGCTCTGCGCACTGATCACCCAGGCACGGCGCGCTGCCGCCAAGGGCCATTACCGGCTCACACGCGAGGACATGGCCACCGTGCTGCAGGGCGCGGCCGACGGACTGTTCGCGCTGTGGCTGCCGGGCGAAACCCCCGATCCGGACGAGGGCCGCTGGCTGCACGGCCTGTTCGGCGCGCGCGCGTACCTGGCCGTGGAGCTGCACCGCGAACGCGATGACGCCGCGCGCCTGGACGCGTTGCTGGCACTGGCGCGCACGCTGGGGCTGCCGGCGCTGGCCAGCGGCGATGCGCACATGGCCACCCGGCGCGAGCGCATGCTGCAGGACACACTCACCGCGATCGCCCGCAACACCCCGCTGGCCGACTGCGGCACGCACCTGTTCCGCAATGGCGAGCGCCACCTGCGCACCCGGCGCGCGCTGGGCAACATCTACGGCGCGGCGCTGATGGAGGCAGCCGCAGCGCTGGCGCGCCGTTGCAGCTTCAACCTGCGCAGCATCCGCTACGACTACCCGGTCGAGCTCGTCCCCGACGGCCACACCCCGACCACCTGGCTGCGGGCGCTGACCGAGCGCGGCATCGTTGAGCGCTGGCCCGACGGCCCGACGCCCCAGGTGCGCGAGCTGATCGAATTCGAGCTCGCACTGATCGCCAAGAAGGGCTACGAGGCCTTCTTCCTGACCGTGGCGGACATCGTCGCCTTTGCCCGCAAGCAGGAGATCCTGTGCCAGGGCCGCGGCTCGTCGGCGAACTCGGCGGTCTGTTACGCGCTGGGCATCACCGCGGTGAACCCTGACGAGACCCGGCTGCTGATGGCGCGCTTTCTGTCCGAGCAGCGCGACGAGCCGCCCGATATCGACGTCGACTTCGAGCACCAGCGACGCGAGGAAGTCATCCAGTACGTCTACGCCAAGTACGGCCGCGAGCGGGCCGCCCTCGCCGCGACGGTGATCAGCTACCGCGGCAAGAGCGCGGTGCGCGATGTCGCCAAGGCCTTCGGCCTGCCCGACGACCAGATCGCGCTGCTGGCCACCTGCTATGGCTGGGGCAATGGCGACACGCCGATGGAACAGCGCATCGCCGAGGCGGGCTTCGACCTGGACAACCCGCTGATCCGCAAGATCCTGCTGGTGACCGAGGGCTTGCGCGGCCATCCGCGACACCTGTCGCAACACGTCGGCGGTTTCGTCATTTCCGATGCCCCGCTCTCGCATCTGGTCCCGGTCGAGAACGCGGCGATGGCCGATCGCACGATCATCCAGTGGGAAAAGGACGACCTGGAGACGATGCAGTTGCTCAAGGTCGATTGCCTTGCGCTGGGCATGCTGACCTGCATCCGCAAGACGCTGGACCTGGTGCGCGGCCATCGCGGGCGGCGGTTCGAGCTCGCCACCCTTCCCGCCGAGGACAAGGCCACATACAAGATGATCCAGATCGCCGACACCGTCGGCGTGTTCCAGATCGAGTCGCGCGCACAGATGGCGATGCTGCCCAGGCTCAAGCCGGCGCGCTTTTACGATCTGGTGGTGGAAGTGGCGATCGTGCGCCCCGGCCCGATCCAGGGCGACATGGTGCATCCCTATCTGCGCCGGCGGCAGGGCCGCGAAGCGGTCGACTATCCCAACGACGAGATCCGCAGCATCCTCGAACCCACGCTTGGCGTGCCGCTGTTCCAGGAGCAGGTCATGGAACTGCTGATGAAGGCAGCCAACTACACCGACAGCGAGGCCGACCACCTGCGGCGCTCGATGGCGGCCTGGCGGCGCGGCGGCGACATGGAACAGCACCGGGTGCGGGTGCGCGAGCGCATGCTGGCGAAGGACTATTCGCAGGAATTCATCGACCAGATCTTCGACCAGATCAAGGGCTTCGGCTCCTACGGCTTTCCGCAGAGCCACGCCGCCTCGTTCGCCAAGCTGGTCTACGCCAGTTGCTGGCTCAAGCGCCACGAGCCGGCCGCGTTCGCCTGCGGCCTGCTCAATGCCCAACCGATGGGCTTCTACTCGCCCAGCCAGATCGTGCAGGACGCCCGCCGCGGCAGCGCGCAGCGCGCCCGCGTCGAGGTGCTGCCGGTCGACGTGCTGCACAGCGACTACGACAGCACGCTGGTCGGTGGCCGGCCCTGGCGCAGCGACGCCGATCCGGGCGTTCAGCCGGCAATCCGGCTCGGCCTGCGCCTGGTCGCGGGGCTGCCCGAGGCGGCCGCGCATCGCATCGTCGCCGAACGCGACCGGCGGCCGTTCGCCGACATCGCCGACCTGGTCCTGCGCGCCGGGCTCGAGGCCAAGGCGCGCCAGGCGCTGGCCGAGGCCGATGCGCTGCGCAGCCTGGCCGGCCACCGCAATGCCGCGCGCTGGGCGGTCGCCGGCATCGAGCAGCGGCGGCCGTTGCTGCCCGGCAGTCCCGACGAGGCCGCGGTCGCCCTGCCCGCGCCCGCCGCTGGCGAGGAGATCCTGTCCGACTACCGCGCCCTGGGCCTGAGCCTGGGCCCGCATCCGATGGCGCTGCTGCGTCCGCAGATGACCGCACGCCGGATCATCGGCCTGCGCGACCTGCAAGCCCGGCGCCACGGCAGCGGCGTGCACGTTGCTGGCCTGGTGACCCAGCGCCAGCGCCCGGCCACCGCCAAGGGCACCATCTTCGTCACCCTCGAAGACGAGACCGGCATGATCAACGTCATCGTCTGGTCGCACTTGGCGATCCGCCGCCGGCGCGCCCTGCTCGAATCGCGGCTGCTCGCCGTGCGCGGCCGCTGGGAGCGGGTCGACGGCGTCGCCCACCTCATCGCCGGCGACCTGCACGACCTCAGCGACCTGCTCGGCACGATGCCGCTGCCCTCGCGCGATTTCCATTGA
- a CDS encoding DNA repair nucleotidyltransferase — MLWTCLLLPQLALDAVLRRLDDPDAPLALVEGPAQLRRLHAVNAAAAAAGLKSGMRLSAAHALLADVRTVDHDAGAEARCQRFLAAWAYRHSSLVSAQWPRAIVLEAQASFRLFGPWPTFERRLRQELDTLGFRHRIALAPTPRAARVLAGLRDGLAVTEPGALRALLDRAPIRRAALPDDAGERLHRMGLRHLADVRSLPRDALRRRCGVAVLEHLDRLYGDVDDPLDCYTPPDRFDARVELGYEVESHTALLFPLRRLTGDLATYLSIRDGGVQRFTLRLEHASGRTDVEVGLLAPERDPALLFELARSRLERTEVDRPVVALGLVAHQLPPFVPASRDLFDPRPQQAVDWPQLRERLRARLGDDAVHRVAPAGDPRPERAWRRVSGDAATIEAAPPRPPRPAWLLPEPVPLRDPRLRVLSGPERLESGWWDDGDARRDYYCVETSNGQRAWAFVPVGERDGWMLHGWFA; from the coding sequence ATGCTCTGGACCTGCCTGCTGCTGCCGCAACTGGCGCTCGACGCCGTCCTGCGCCGCCTCGACGATCCCGACGCTCCGCTGGCGCTGGTCGAAGGCCCGGCGCAGTTGCGGCGCCTGCACGCGGTCAACGCCGCCGCCGCTGCCGCCGGCCTGAAATCCGGCATGCGGCTGTCGGCCGCGCATGCACTGCTGGCCGACGTGCGCACCGTCGATCACGATGCCGGGGCCGAAGCGCGCTGCCAGCGCTTCCTCGCCGCCTGGGCCTATCGCCACAGCTCGCTGGTCAGCGCGCAGTGGCCGCGCGCGATCGTACTCGAGGCCCAGGCGAGCTTCCGCCTGTTCGGGCCCTGGCCGACGTTCGAGCGCCGGCTGCGCCAGGAACTCGACACGCTCGGCTTCCGGCACCGCATCGCGCTGGCGCCGACACCGCGTGCGGCGCGCGTGCTCGCCGGGCTGCGCGACGGCCTGGCGGTAACCGAGCCGGGCGCGCTGCGGGCCCTGCTCGACCGCGCGCCGATCCGGCGCGCGGCGCTGCCCGACGATGCCGGCGAACGCCTGCACCGCATGGGCCTGCGCCACCTGGCCGACGTGCGCAGCCTGCCGCGCGATGCGCTGCGGCGCCGTTGCGGGGTCGCGGTGCTCGAGCATCTCGACCGGCTCTATGGCGATGTCGACGACCCGCTCGACTGCTACACCCCGCCCGACCGCTTCGATGCCCGCGTCGAGCTGGGCTACGAGGTCGAGAGTCACACCGCGCTGCTGTTCCCACTGCGCCGGCTGACTGGCGACCTGGCGACCTACCTGTCGATCCGCGACGGCGGGGTGCAGCGCTTCACGCTGCGGCTCGAGCACGCCAGCGGCCGCACCGATGTCGAGGTCGGTCTGCTCGCGCCCGAGCGCGACCCGGCGCTGCTGTTCGAACTGGCACGCAGCCGGCTCGAGCGCACCGAGGTCGACCGCCCGGTCGTCGCGCTGGGGCTGGTCGCCCACCAGTTGCCGCCATTCGTGCCGGCCAGCCGCGATCTGTTCGACCCGCGTCCGCAGCAGGCCGTGGACTGGCCGCAGCTACGTGAGCGTCTGCGCGCGCGGCTCGGCGACGACGCCGTGCATCGCGTCGCCCCGGCCGGCGATCCACGGCCCGAACGCGCCTGGCGGCGGGTGTCCGGCGACGCCGCCACCATTGAGGCCGCCCCGCCCCGGCCGCCGCGCCCGGCGTGGCTGTTGCCCGAACCGGTCCCGTTGCGCGACCCGCGGCTGCGCGTGCTGTCAGGTCCGGAACGGCTGGAAAGCGGCTGGTGGGACGATGGCGACGCACGCCGGGACTACTACTGCGTCGAGACCTCCAACGGGCAGCGCGCCTGGGCCTTCGTGCCGGTCGGCGAACGCGACGGCTGGATGCTGCACGGGTGGTTCGCATGA
- a CDS encoding exodeoxyribonuclease III — translation MARKKTLKLATFNVNGIGKRLPQLLAWLEAARPDVVALQELKAADAAFPAQALEAAGYGAIWQGQRAWNGVALLGRDTMPVESCRGLPGDPDDDQSRYIEAAVHGIVVGALYLPNGNPQPGPKFDYKLAWMQRLAKHARTLVGLAHPVVLMGDYNVIPTDADVYDPKAWRKDALIQPEVRDAFERLLAQGWTDALRHVLGDQAQVYTFWDHFRQHAERDRGLRIDHLLVNAVLADRLRKAGVDRWLRLEPGASDHAPTWIEVAAG, via the coding sequence ATGGCGCGCAAGAAGACCCTCAAGCTGGCCACGTTCAACGTCAACGGCATCGGCAAGCGGTTGCCGCAGTTGCTGGCCTGGCTGGAAGCGGCGCGCCCCGACGTGGTGGCGCTGCAGGAACTCAAGGCCGCCGATGCCGCGTTCCCGGCCCAGGCGCTGGAGGCGGCCGGCTACGGGGCGATCTGGCAGGGGCAGCGGGCCTGGAACGGCGTGGCGCTGCTGGGCCGCGACACGATGCCGGTCGAAAGCTGCCGCGGCCTGCCGGGCGATCCGGACGACGACCAGAGCCGCTACATCGAGGCGGCGGTGCATGGCATCGTGGTCGGCGCGCTGTACCTGCCCAACGGCAATCCGCAGCCCGGTCCCAAGTTCGACTACAAGCTCGCGTGGATGCAGCGCCTGGCCAAGCATGCGCGCACGTTGGTCGGCCTGGCCCATCCGGTCGTGCTGATGGGCGACTACAACGTCATCCCGACCGATGCGGATGTCTACGATCCCAAGGCCTGGCGCAAGGACGCGCTGATCCAGCCCGAGGTGCGGGATGCCTTCGAGCGGCTGCTGGCGCAGGGCTGGACCGATGCGCTGCGGCATGTGCTCGGCGATCAGGCACAGGTCTACACGTTCTGGGACCATTTTCGGCAGCACGCCGAGCGCGACCGCGGCCTGCGCATCGATCATCTGCTGGTCAATGCGGTGCTGGCCGACCGGCTGCGCAAGGCGGGCGTGGACCGTTGGCTGCGGCTCGAGCCGGGCGCCAGCGACCATGCGCCAACCTGGATCGAGGTCGCGGCCGGCTGA
- a CDS encoding RNA polymerase subunit sigma-70: MPDTFDPVMAPSPAALPKDDRARFAQLFDAHRGLVATVTASYCRDPDDRADLMQEIAAQAWLAWPRYDPARPFPTWLYRIALNVAITRVRRVGLRSRHAAPFDAALHDIADPNAADPQAEQQVRALYRFIHAQRPLDRALLLLYLDGRSHRETAEVLGLTETNVATKIGRLRQRIRDEL, from the coding sequence ATGCCCGACACCTTCGACCCCGTTATGGCCCCGTCTCCGGCAGCGCTGCCCAAGGACGATCGCGCGCGATTCGCGCAGCTGTTCGATGCGCATCGCGGCCTCGTCGCCACCGTCACGGCGAGCTACTGCCGCGATCCGGACGATCGCGCCGATCTGATGCAGGAAATCGCGGCCCAGGCGTGGCTGGCCTGGCCGCGCTACGACCCGGCGCGGCCGTTCCCGACGTGGCTGTATCGGATTGCGCTCAACGTCGCGATCACACGTGTCCGCCGCGTCGGGCTGCGCAGCCGCCATGCGGCGCCATTCGACGCCGCGCTGCACGATATCGCCGATCCGAACGCCGCCGATCCACAGGCCGAGCAGCAGGTTCGCGCGCTGTACCGCTTCATCCATGCGCAACGGCCGCTCGACCGCGCATTGCTGCTGCTCTACCTCGACGGCCGCAGCCACCGCGAGACCGCCGAGGTGCTCGGCCTGACCGAAACCAATGTCGCCACCAAGATCGGCCGGCTGCGCCAGCGCATCCGCGACGAACTCTGA
- a CDS encoding ribonuclease D encodes MPSSPACWIDDPATLQSRLQAASARVGLDTEFIRERTFWPQLALVQVALERDDGGIDVLLVDPLVPGMLDALRPLLADPTIVKIMHSASEDLIALGHACGVAPAPLFDTQIAAALAGTGSGMGYQRLVQDTLGIALPKGETRSDWLRRPLSPTQLEYAADDVEHLFALHETLAAKIAVLGREAWLEEDCARLVATAGNMEGERWPQLGGRTGLFLDADAQRRLLRLLRWREHYARSHDRPRSWILDNELATLLARDPPADPAVLQRRLDAHPKAPRKLGAAIWEALVTELPDEAEAPIARAEEPDRKRLKQLQQAVAARSAELGLPDGVLASRKWLEALVEGADWPGALSGWRRAQLEPTLAPLLEKAGGLVERSV; translated from the coding sequence ATGCCTTCTTCCCCTGCATGCTGGATCGACGATCCGGCGACTCTCCAGTCCCGACTCCAGGCGGCATCCGCCCGCGTCGGGCTCGACACCGAATTCATCCGCGAGCGGACGTTCTGGCCCCAACTGGCCCTGGTGCAGGTCGCGCTCGAACGCGACGACGGCGGCATCGACGTGCTGTTGGTCGACCCCTTGGTCCCCGGCATGCTCGACGCGCTGCGCCCGCTGCTGGCCGACCCGACCATCGTCAAGATCATGCACAGCGCCAGCGAGGACCTGATCGCGCTGGGCCATGCCTGCGGCGTGGCGCCGGCGCCGCTGTTCGACACCCAGATCGCCGCGGCCCTGGCCGGCACCGGCTCAGGGATGGGCTACCAGCGGCTGGTGCAGGACACGCTCGGTATCGCACTGCCCAAGGGCGAAACCCGCTCGGACTGGTTGCGGCGGCCGCTGTCGCCGACCCAGCTCGAATACGCCGCCGACGATGTCGAGCACCTGTTCGCGCTGCACGAAACGCTGGCCGCGAAGATCGCCGTGCTCGGCCGCGAGGCCTGGCTGGAGGAGGACTGCGCGCGGCTGGTCGCGACGGCCGGCAACATGGAAGGCGAGCGCTGGCCACAACTGGGTGGGCGCACCGGTCTGTTTCTCGACGCCGACGCGCAGCGCCGCTTGTTGCGCCTGCTGCGCTGGCGCGAGCACTACGCCCGCAGCCACGACCGGCCACGCAGTTGGATTCTCGACAACGAACTGGCCACGCTGCTCGCACGCGATCCGCCGGCCGATCCGGCCGTGCTGCAGCGCCGGCTCGATGCCCATCCCAAAGCCCCGCGCAAACTCGGCGCCGCGATCTGGGAGGCGCTCGTCACCGAACTGCCCGACGAGGCCGAGGCGCCGATCGCACGCGCCGAGGAGCCCGACCGCAAGCGCCTGAAGCAACTGCAACAGGCGGTAGCCGCGCGCAGTGCCGAGCTCGGCTTGCCTGACGGCGTGCTCGCCTCGCGCAAGTGGCTCGAAGCCTTGGTCGAAGGCGCCGACTGGCCCGGCGCGTTGTCGGGCTGGCGCCGCGCCCAGCTCGAACCCACGCTCGCACCGTTGCTAGAAAAGGCTGGCGGGTTGGTCGAACGCTCCGTATAA
- a CDS encoding DUF3606 domain-containing protein, producing the protein MSDDKSKTGAADRDRINVDEDYELRYWTQALDVTPEQLREAVAAVGPMARDVRRHLGK; encoded by the coding sequence ATGTCGGACGACAAAAGCAAGACCGGCGCCGCCGATCGCGATCGCATCAACGTCGACGAGGATTACGAGCTTCGTTACTGGACCCAGGCGCTGGATGTCACGCCCGAGCAGTTGCGCGAAGCAGTCGCGGCCGTGGGGCCGATGGCCAGGGATGTGCGTCGCCATCTGGGCAAGTAG